A region from the Thermanaeromonas toyohensis ToBE genome encodes:
- the fusA gene encoding elongation factor G gives MKVYPTESLRNVALVAHGGAGKTSLTEAMLFQAGATKRLGRVEEGNTVTDFHPEEIKRKVSINTSLAFCEWAGHKINLLDTPGYADFFGDVVAALRVADGLVVVISAVAGVEVQTEIIWEQADKFSLPRLAFINKMDRENANFQRALESMKKLLSGNIVPVELPIGAAETFSGIIDLLEFKAYSYQNGQRKEIPIPEEYRAEAESFRELLVEAAAEGDDELLMKYLEGGKLAPEEIRQGLKQAVATSKVIPVLCGSALKNMGVEELLHYLVDFLPSPADRIGKPGVELEKEPLATLIFKTLADPYVGKISLFKVYSGNLRPDITVYNANKETEEKISGLFTLQGKTQIPVTELKPGDIGAVTKLTVSGTGDTLTTKTNPKQLPGINFPEPTLPVAIRPKSKGDEDKLSNALARLLEEDPTLRLSKNTETRETILTGMGELHLDITLERLHSKFGVEVEMSTPKVPYRETIRASVTRVEGKYKKQTGGRGQYGHVFIDMSPLPDKEFEFTETIFGGAVPRQYIPAVEKGIREAMQEGILAGYPVTNIKVNLADGSYHTVDSSELAFKIAAGMAFRKAMEQAKPVLLEPIMNVEITVPEQFMGDIIGDLNGRRGRILGMEAEGKNQIIRAQVPLAEMYRYAIDLKSLTQGRGHFRMEFAQYEEVPANLAEKIIQEARQAKQE, from the coding sequence ATGAAAGTTTATCCTACAGAAAGCCTTCGCAACGTAGCCCTCGTAGCTCACGGGGGGGCAGGAAAGACCAGCCTGACGGAAGCGATGCTTTTCCAGGCTGGAGCCACAAAACGCCTAGGCCGGGTAGAGGAAGGCAACACAGTAACCGATTTCCATCCTGAAGAAATCAAGAGGAAGGTAAGTATCAATACTTCCTTAGCCTTCTGCGAATGGGCAGGTCACAAGATAAATCTGTTAGATACGCCCGGCTATGCCGACTTTTTTGGGGATGTAGTGGCTGCCCTACGCGTAGCTGATGGTTTAGTTGTGGTCATAAGCGCTGTAGCAGGAGTAGAAGTGCAAACCGAGATCATATGGGAACAAGCCGACAAATTTAGCTTGCCTCGCTTAGCCTTTATTAATAAAATGGACCGTGAAAACGCTAACTTCCAGCGGGCTTTAGAGTCCATGAAAAAGCTTTTAAGCGGTAATATAGTACCCGTAGAGCTTCCTATAGGAGCCGCCGAAACCTTTAGCGGGATAATAGACCTGCTGGAATTTAAAGCATATTCCTATCAGAACGGCCAGCGTAAGGAGATACCCATACCAGAAGAGTATAGGGCAGAAGCCGAAAGCTTCCGGGAGCTTCTTGTGGAAGCAGCTGCTGAAGGCGATGATGAACTCCTTATGAAATACTTAGAAGGGGGGAAACTTGCGCCAGAAGAAATACGTCAAGGCTTAAAGCAAGCGGTAGCTACCAGCAAAGTTATCCCTGTCCTTTGTGGTTCAGCCTTAAAGAATATGGGCGTGGAAGAGCTTCTCCATTATCTTGTAGACTTTCTACCTTCACCAGCAGACAGGATAGGCAAGCCCGGTGTAGAACTAGAAAAGGAACCCTTGGCCACGCTTATCTTTAAAACTTTAGCCGATCCCTATGTGGGTAAGATCAGTCTTTTTAAGGTGTACTCCGGGAATTTAAGACCTGATATAACCGTGTATAACGCCAATAAAGAAACAGAAGAAAAAATAAGTGGGCTGTTTACCCTCCAGGGAAAAACTCAAATACCAGTAACTGAGCTTAAACCCGGGGATATAGGAGCGGTAACCAAGCTTACCGTATCCGGTACCGGGGACACCCTGACTACCAAGACTAACCCTAAGCAATTACCGGGTATAAACTTCCCTGAGCCCACTTTGCCCGTGGCCATAAGACCTAAAAGCAAGGGCGATGAAGATAAACTCAGCAACGCCCTGGCCCGCCTATTAGAAGAAGATCCTACTCTACGCCTTAGTAAGAATACCGAAACCCGGGAGACCATTTTGACCGGTATGGGGGAACTGCACCTGGATATTACCCTGGAACGCCTCCATTCTAAGTTCGGGGTAGAGGTAGAGATGTCCACCCCGAAGGTACCCTACCGGGAAACCATACGGGCTTCGGTCACCAGGGTCGAGGGCAAGTACAAAAAACAGACCGGCGGGCGCGGCCAGTATGGGCATGTGTTTATCGATATGTCTCCCCTCCCGGATAAGGAATTCGAGTTTACAGAAACCATCTTCGGTGGAGCGGTCCCCAGGCAATACATTCCAGCAGTTGAAAAGGGTATCCGTGAGGCCATGCAGGAGGGTATCTTGGCGGGGTATCCGGTAACCAATATTAAAGTGAACCTGGCCGATGGATCCTACCATACGGTGGATTCCTCCGAGTTGGCCTTCAAAATCGCCGCGGGCATGGCCTTCCGGAAGGCCATGGAACAGGCTAAGCCTGTGCTCCTGGAACCCATCATGAATGTAGAGATCACCGTCCCCGAACAGTTTATGGGCGATATCATAGGCGATCTCAACGGGAGAAGAGGCCGGATCTTGGGTATGGAAGCTGAAGGCAAAAACCAGATAATCCGGGCCCAGGTGCCCTTAGCTGAAATGTACCGTTACGCTATCGATCTTAAATCCTTAACCCAAGGCCGCGGCCACTTCCGCATGGAATTCGCTCAGTACGAGGAAGTACCGGCTAACCTGGCCGAAAAAATCATCCAGGAGGCTAGACAAGCTAAGCAAGAATGA
- a CDS encoding putative polysaccharide biosynthesis protein, producing MGNRGEGLMLGTSLWQGAAILTLANFLNKILSFVYRILIIRLIGPESMGLYEMVFPFYTFVLVVATAGLPVALAKLVAERAARGEWGLVRNIFHLSLIFLIISGLVFTVILYFGAPFLGRLFADSRVYPAFMVMLVALPLVCTCSAFRGYFQGLKLMGPLALAQVVEQVIRVTSGLSLALYFLPRGIEWAAAGLAWGMVLGEGVGLIISLLIFRQASPYYLAGEAHPLFLKDFLTLARLAIPATLARAATGFTLTLEALLIPHRLQAWGASLREATALYGQYSGIALTLVYLPMTITVAVAMAMVPGMAEAQALENYSLLQRRSFQALRITVLSGLPFAISFLFLATEISDIIFRTPEAGVPLKVLAWGCLFLYLQQTTSGILQGLGAMKTALYTTLVDGAVDLLVIYFLTPLWGIKGAAWGVNLGALLSTSLNLKAINRLINLRFNLLELFGRPCLAALMMGLSIKLLQKITWGIGWRELTGLLLMGGMIYMVTLLLTRALPSRLLVFWKRI from the coding sequence ATGGGAAATAGAGGTGAAGGGCTAATGCTAGGGACGAGCCTTTGGCAGGGGGCGGCTATCCTCACCCTGGCCAATTTTTTAAATAAAATTTTAAGCTTTGTCTACCGTATTCTGATTATACGCCTTATCGGACCGGAAAGCATGGGGCTTTACGAGATGGTCTTTCCTTTTTATACTTTTGTTCTAGTCGTGGCTACTGCCGGCCTTCCAGTGGCCTTGGCTAAACTTGTTGCCGAGCGTGCAGCCCGGGGAGAATGGGGGCTAGTACGTAATATCTTTCATCTATCCTTGATTTTCCTCATAATAAGCGGTCTAGTCTTCACCGTTATCCTCTACTTCGGAGCTCCCTTCTTAGGCCGTCTCTTTGCTGATAGCCGCGTATACCCTGCCTTTATGGTTATGCTGGTAGCTTTGCCTCTGGTGTGTACTTGTTCCGCCTTCCGGGGGTATTTTCAAGGATTAAAACTAATGGGCCCCTTGGCCCTGGCCCAGGTGGTAGAGCAGGTAATCAGGGTAACCAGCGGTTTAAGTTTGGCCCTTTATTTTTTACCAAGGGGTATAGAATGGGCTGCGGCAGGCCTAGCTTGGGGTATGGTTTTGGGCGAAGGGGTAGGGTTAATAATAAGCCTTTTGATTTTCCGCCAGGCTAGCCCTTACTATCTAGCGGGAGAGGCACACCCTCTTTTTTTAAAGGATTTTTTAACCCTTGCCCGCTTGGCCATTCCGGCCACCTTAGCCCGGGCTGCTACTGGCTTTACTCTTACCTTGGAAGCCCTTTTAATACCTCATAGGCTTCAGGCTTGGGGGGCCAGCCTACGGGAAGCCACAGCTTTGTACGGCCAGTACTCGGGGATAGCCTTAACCCTGGTTTACCTCCCTATGACCATTACAGTAGCTGTGGCCATGGCCATGGTACCAGGTATGGCAGAGGCCCAAGCTTTAGAGAACTACAGCCTCCTCCAAAGGCGTTCCTTCCAAGCCCTGCGGATCACAGTCTTAAGCGGGCTACCCTTTGCTATTTCCTTTCTTTTTCTGGCCACGGAAATATCTGACATAATATTTAGGACGCCGGAAGCCGGCGTCCCTCTTAAGGTTTTAGCCTGGGGCTGCCTTTTCTTATACTTGCAACAAACTACTAGCGGTATTTTACAGGGTTTAGGGGCCATGAAAACTGCCCTTTATACCACCCTGGTGGATGGTGCTGTGGACCTACTGGTGATATACTTTTTAACCCCCTTATGGGGTATAAAGGGGGCAGCTTGGGGAGTGAATTTAGGAGCTTTACTAAGTACTTCTTTAAATTTGAAGGCCATCAACCGCTTGATCAATCTACGTTTTAATCTTCTCGAGCTATTCGGACGACCCTGCCTGGCTGCCCTCATGATGGGCTTAAGCATTAAACTGTTACAAAAGATAACCTGGGGTATAGGATGGAGGGAACTAACCGGGCTACTCCTTATGGGAGGTATGATCTATATGGTCACCCTCCTCTTGACTCGGGCCCTCCCCTCCCGCCTCCTGGTGTTTTGGAAAAGGATTTAG
- the surE gene encoding 5'/3'-nucleotidase SurE produces the protein MLFLLTNDDGIAAEGLRVLGRKLASRGQVFIVAPERERSAIGHGITMHKPLRVTEVELAPDLKGFAVNGTPADCVKLALEALLPQPPDVVVSGINRGENLGTDVLYSGTVSGAIEGCINGIPSLAVSLAGEKESDYSFAAAFTASLCQYIAQRGLPPGTFLNVNIPNLPPEDISGIALTRLGQRRYINTIERRIDPRGKAYFWLAGEVKDLDADPDTDIGALLRKFISITPLHLDLTDHRFLEQLRGEFPLLQGLNPFPKHQEAGGEGPSQEEGDHIDHTSHKE, from the coding sequence TTGCTTTTCTTATTAACCAACGATGATGGTATTGCTGCTGAAGGATTACGAGTTCTCGGCCGTAAGCTAGCTTCCCGGGGACAGGTGTTCATTGTCGCTCCGGAAAGAGAAAGAAGCGCCATAGGTCATGGTATTACTATGCATAAACCTTTACGTGTTACTGAAGTGGAACTCGCCCCTGATCTTAAAGGGTTTGCTGTTAACGGGACGCCAGCAGATTGTGTTAAACTGGCCTTGGAAGCTCTTCTACCTCAGCCTCCTGATGTAGTAGTCTCTGGGATTAATCGGGGAGAAAATTTAGGAACCGATGTCCTGTACTCGGGGACTGTTTCTGGAGCTATAGAAGGGTGTATTAATGGTATTCCTTCCCTCGCCGTCTCCCTAGCAGGTGAAAAGGAATCTGATTATAGTTTCGCGGCCGCTTTTACTGCTTCCCTCTGCCAATATATAGCCCAGCGGGGGCTACCCCCGGGGACCTTTTTAAACGTGAACATTCCTAATTTACCCCCCGAAGACATAAGTGGTATCGCCCTAACCCGTCTAGGCCAGAGGCGCTACATTAATACTATCGAAAGGCGCATCGATCCCCGGGGAAAGGCCTACTTCTGGTTAGCTGGTGAAGTAAAGGATCTAGATGCAGATCCGGATACGGACATAGGGGCTCTCCTCCGTAAGTTTATCTCCATCACCCCTTTGCACCTGGACTTAACTGATCACCGCTTCCTTGAGCAACTGCGGGGCGAGTTCCCTTTGCTCCAAGGTCTAAATCCTTTTCCAAAACACCAGGAGGCGGGAGGGGAGGGCCCGAGTCAAGAGGAGGGTGACCATATAGATCATACCTCCCATAAGGAGTAG
- a CDS encoding tetratricopeptide repeat protein: MPVPASRYSLDKPWAVSQDKHLKERAKEYLQRELYLEAAACYQEYLKLKPRDAAAWHDLGYCYLKLGYNKEALSAYRQALRLCPRDPAVAFNAGVAAQRLNQWSEAYTYFARALRYGENDACLWNNLGVCLFHLGKREEAIQCYRQALTLEPQEVEFWLNLGQTLAVTNSWLEAVSCYEQALRLRPQDPFCLQGVAQFLMKLGKEALALVYWEKAISLAPHDEEASLAYAHSLARLGRYEEALLFLEKFLERFPQSSRAWEIKGDIYAKLNLEEVAVYCYNKALGLPQTLSIKSP, from the coding sequence ATGCCTGTTCCTGCCTCGCGGTATTCTTTAGACAAACCTTGGGCGGTTAGCCAAGATAAACATCTTAAGGAAAGGGCTAAAGAATACTTGCAAAGGGAACTTTATTTAGAGGCAGCCGCCTGCTATCAAGAGTATTTAAAGCTTAAGCCCCGGGATGCTGCTGCCTGGCATGATCTCGGTTATTGTTACCTTAAGCTTGGATATAATAAGGAAGCCTTGAGTGCTTACCGGCAGGCTTTACGGCTTTGTCCCCGGGACCCGGCTGTGGCTTTCAATGCAGGTGTAGCGGCCCAGCGGTTAAATCAGTGGTCGGAAGCTTATACCTACTTTGCCCGCGCCCTCCGTTATGGTGAAAACGATGCCTGCCTTTGGAATAATCTGGGGGTATGCCTATTCCATTTAGGAAAGCGGGAAGAAGCTATACAATGCTACCGCCAGGCTTTAACCTTAGAACCCCAAGAAGTGGAATTCTGGCTTAACCTAGGACAAACCCTAGCTGTTACCAATAGCTGGTTAGAAGCTGTATCCTGTTATGAACAGGCCTTGCGCCTTCGTCCCCAGGATCCCTTCTGTTTGCAGGGAGTAGCTCAGTTCCTTATGAAGCTAGGTAAGGAAGCCTTAGCCCTAGTTTACTGGGAGAAGGCTATTAGTCTTGCTCCCCATGATGAGGAAGCTTCCCTAGCCTACGCCCATTCTTTAGCCCGGCTAGGACGTTACGAGGAGGCTCTCCTATTCCTGGAAAAATTCCTCGAGCGCTTCCCCCAAAGTAGCCGGGCTTGGGAGATAAAAGGAGATATTTATGCTAAATTAAACCTAGAGGAGGTAGCCGTTTACTGTTATAATAAAGCTCTGGGGTTACCTCAAACTCTAAGTATAAAATCACCATGA
- a CDS encoding Fur family transcriptional regulator, with product MENQLEEIYKKLHEQDYKITPQRQVILKAFLNNAKEHLSAEEVYNIVKGQYPDIGLATVYRTLDLLVDLDILQRINFGDGRARYEFSSRAEHHHHHLICLACGKVLEFDHDLLESLENFITKKTDFQITDHQLKFFGYCRECREKGQEKP from the coding sequence ATGGAAAACCAGCTAGAGGAAATCTATAAAAAGCTCCATGAACAAGATTATAAAATAACCCCCCAGCGCCAAGTGATACTTAAGGCTTTTTTAAACAACGCTAAAGAACATTTGAGCGCAGAAGAAGTGTACAACATTGTTAAGGGGCAGTACCCTGACATAGGCCTGGCCACTGTATATCGCACTTTAGACCTCCTAGTAGATTTAGATATACTCCAACGGATAAATTTTGGGGATGGCCGGGCAAGGTATGAGTTCAGCTCCCGCGCGGAACACCACCATCATCACCTTATTTGTCTTGCTTGCGGAAAAGTACTGGAGTTTGACCATGATTTATTAGAATCCCTAGAAAACTTTATTACGAAAAAGACGGATTTCCAGATCACAGATCACCAACTAAAATTCTTCGGTTATTGTCGAGAATGTAGGGAAAAAGGGCAGGAAAAGCCTTAA
- a CDS encoding TIGR04086 family membrane protein: MIRPLLLGLLHTLMAALIQAAILGVLFYATPLSEAWLPLLAMVVLALAIFWGALQAARLAGSRGLFQGLGVALLFILVLVALSWTGGTLTVKALAQKLGLSLLAGAMGGIAGVTGR; the protein is encoded by the coding sequence ATGATCCGTCCCCTTTTGTTAGGGCTGCTCCATACTTTAATGGCGGCTTTAATCCAAGCAGCCATTCTCGGTGTGCTCTTCTACGCCACTCCTCTATCCGAAGCTTGGTTGCCCCTTCTGGCTATGGTGGTTCTTGCTTTGGCGATTTTCTGGGGCGCCTTACAGGCTGCTCGCCTAGCTGGTTCCCGGGGACTTTTCCAAGGCTTAGGAGTGGCTCTCCTTTTTATTTTAGTCCTTGTAGCCTTAAGCTGGACAGGCGGCACCTTAACTGTTAAAGCATTAGCTCAAAAATTGGGGCTCTCTCTTTTGGCCGGTGCTATGGGTGGTATCGCTGGCGTGACCGGGCGCTAA
- a CDS encoding helicase C-terminal domain-containing protein: MLNNPYVVVDLETTGLDPSQDTILEMAALRFEEGRLVQQFSTLVNPRKPIPPHIQRLTGIKEDMVSEAPFLEEVLPNFLSLLQGATVIAHNAPFDMAFLAKASGSLWEGPILDTLELSRILFPWFPSHKLHVLARHFNIDLAEQHRALSDAKATAQLLEILWKETLKLNPTLLKRFKELVPSRLTLWFATALSAHPPSSFAEVAASGEIKFPEREEKVPEEEGAFSPEAIVELLKPGGVLAQALPGYEYRPQQEQVLRVISQALEESKHALVEAGTGTGKSLAYLLPAIFWACKKGCRVAIATHTISLQEQLWYKDIPLLQRSLPFPFRAALLKGRSNYICRRRLLEWEESLPSHDTPERIFTLRIWRWLAFTLTGDWSEFKTLPEEEGWKSLLSSDNETCLGSHCPFHTAGCFVTAARRRAEEADIFIINHSLLLSDLRWGNQVLPPFSYLIVDEAHHLEDTATEHLAISLSQSTLHYFFHRLQAKPRLLGYLPNLSSLAEKLPPPNQAFFLSQVEKSLLALAKAEEATDSFFAALKSLWEASEKNNRQDFALRLAGKVKELPAWELVLETAGVLEETWERLRDELEKLVPLLEDMGATLQAREAERMAAALKFYLNSLQQILDSDEDKEVAWMERGPNGWFTLYSAPLEVGPWLMDMLFQTKECIVFTSATLQVNKSFSFFCRRTGLELLPGERVITCSVEAPFDYSTQAKLLIATDLPNPSHLSDEEYAKATAKAILDISRAAGGRTLVLCNSHRFLRAIYESLSSLSPTEVLLGQGIDGHRFQLIEEFCRYPQAILLGTGTFWEGIDLPGDLLRCLIIPRLPFPSPNVPVLAARLESLAEQGQDPFMNLSLPLAIIRFRQGFGRLIRRSTDRGAVVILDCRLTSKRYGSYFLASLPEVNFTSNPVKDILSQLKFWFSF; encoded by the coding sequence ATGTTAAATAACCCCTATGTGGTGGTGGATCTAGAAACCACCGGTCTTGATCCTTCACAGGACACTATCCTGGAAATGGCAGCCCTTCGTTTCGAGGAAGGCCGCCTGGTACAGCAATTCAGTACCCTAGTAAATCCAAGAAAACCTATCCCGCCCCATATCCAGCGCCTCACCGGTATTAAGGAGGATATGGTAAGTGAGGCTCCTTTTTTAGAAGAAGTTTTACCAAATTTTCTATCTTTGCTCCAAGGGGCTACTGTAATCGCCCATAACGCTCCTTTTGACATGGCCTTCCTCGCTAAAGCCTCAGGTTCTCTATGGGAGGGGCCTATCTTAGACACTTTAGAATTAAGCCGTATTCTATTCCCTTGGTTTCCTTCCCACAAACTCCACGTTTTAGCCCGCCACTTTAATATAGATCTAGCGGAACAACATCGTGCCTTATCGGATGCCAAAGCTACGGCTCAACTTTTAGAAATCCTCTGGAAGGAAACCTTAAAACTAAATCCCACCCTCCTTAAGCGTTTTAAGGAGCTCGTCCCCTCCCGGTTAACCTTATGGTTTGCTACAGCCCTTTCTGCACACCCACCCAGCTCCTTCGCTGAAGTAGCTGCTTCCGGGGAAATTAAGTTTCCGGAAAGGGAAGAAAAAGTTCCGGAAGAAGAGGGAGCATTTTCCCCGGAAGCTATAGTTGAGCTTTTAAAACCTGGAGGTGTACTGGCCCAAGCCTTACCCGGATATGAATATCGCCCCCAACAGGAACAAGTCTTAAGAGTTATATCCCAGGCCTTGGAAGAAAGCAAACACGCTCTAGTGGAAGCAGGTACAGGTACTGGCAAATCCCTGGCTTATCTTCTTCCCGCTATATTCTGGGCCTGTAAGAAGGGATGCCGGGTAGCCATTGCTACCCATACCATAAGCTTGCAGGAACAGCTTTGGTATAAAGATATACCCTTGTTGCAAAGGTCTTTGCCTTTCCCTTTTCGAGCCGCTTTACTCAAAGGGCGCTCTAATTATATCTGTAGACGAAGGCTGTTAGAATGGGAAGAGAGCCTACCTTCCCATGACACCCCGGAAAGAATTTTCACTCTGCGGATCTGGCGTTGGCTAGCTTTCACTTTGACTGGCGATTGGAGCGAATTTAAAACCTTACCTGAAGAGGAAGGATGGAAAAGCCTCCTTTCCTCCGATAACGAAACTTGCCTCGGTTCCCATTGCCCCTTCCACACTGCAGGCTGCTTTGTTACCGCCGCCCGGCGCCGGGCAGAAGAAGCTGATATCTTTATTATCAATCACTCCTTGCTTCTTAGCGACCTCCGGTGGGGGAATCAGGTACTGCCTCCTTTCTCTTACCTTATCGTCGATGAAGCCCATCATCTGGAGGATACAGCTACGGAGCATCTAGCCATCTCTTTAAGCCAGAGTACCCTCCATTATTTCTTTCATCGCTTACAAGCAAAGCCTCGCCTCCTGGGATATCTACCTAACCTCAGCTCCTTGGCCGAGAAATTGCCTCCTCCTAATCAAGCCTTTTTCCTTTCCCAGGTAGAAAAAAGCCTTCTAGCTTTAGCTAAAGCAGAAGAGGCTACGGATAGCTTTTTTGCAGCCCTTAAGTCTTTATGGGAAGCAAGCGAAAAAAATAACCGTCAAGATTTCGCTTTACGCCTGGCCGGTAAAGTCAAGGAACTGCCCGCCTGGGAACTTGTATTGGAGACTGCCGGTGTTCTAGAAGAAACTTGGGAAAGGTTAAGGGACGAGTTAGAGAAGCTGGTTCCTTTACTTGAGGATATGGGGGCCACCCTTCAGGCCCGGGAAGCCGAAAGGATGGCCGCCGCTCTCAAGTTTTATTTAAATAGTCTACAACAGATTTTGGATAGCGACGAGGATAAAGAAGTGGCCTGGATGGAAAGGGGCCCTAACGGGTGGTTTACTCTATATAGTGCACCTCTGGAAGTAGGGCCTTGGCTTATGGACATGCTTTTTCAAACTAAAGAATGTATAGTTTTTACTTCGGCCACCTTACAGGTAAATAAGAGTTTTTCTTTCTTCTGCCGTCGTACTGGCCTGGAGCTACTACCTGGGGAGCGGGTCATTACTTGTTCGGTAGAAGCACCCTTTGATTACTCTACCCAAGCTAAGCTTTTGATTGCCACTGACCTGCCTAATCCTAGCCATCTAAGTGATGAGGAATACGCTAAGGCCACAGCAAAAGCTATATTAGACATCTCCCGCGCCGCGGGAGGACGCACCTTAGTCCTTTGTAACTCTCATCGGTTCCTCCGCGCCATATACGAAAGTTTAAGCTCCCTTTCACCTACAGAAGTACTATTAGGGCAAGGTATAGACGGCCACCGTTTTCAATTAATAGAAGAATTCTGCCGTTACCCTCAAGCCATCCTGCTGGGAACCGGTACCTTTTGGGAAGGAATAGATCTGCCCGGTGACTTATTGCGTTGTCTTATAATTCCCCGGTTGCCCTTCCCTTCTCCTAACGTCCCGGTCCTAGCCGCACGCTTAGAAAGTTTAGCTGAGCAGGGTCAAGATCCCTTTATGAACTTAAGCTTGCCCTTAGCTATCATCCGTTTCCGGCAGGGCTTTGGTCGCCTAATCCGCCGTTCTACTGATAGGGGGGCAGTTGTAATTTTAGACTGCCGGCTAACCTCAAAGCGTTACGGTTCCTATTTTCTGGCCTCCTTACCAGAGGTAAATTTTACATCTAACCCTGTAAAGGATATACTCTCCCAGCTTAAGTTTTGGTTTTCTTTTTAA
- the thiL gene encoding thiamine-phosphate kinase, giving the protein MYITELGEFGLIERIQEGCLVEPKRVIKGIGDDAAVLPYHPGYLLLVSTDMLVENIHFTCETATPWEIGYKAVAVNVSDIAAMAGVPGEIVISIGLPPQAKVEFVDELYQGIKECCRSFGINIIGGDTVASPKAIVINITILGKVETEKVLYRSTARPGDLLLVTGDLGGSAAGLDLLLDPRPLNAELANQLKKRHLRPLPRVKEARVATEIPGLTAADDISDGLATEIREVAKASNVGALIYAERIPLSPGLKEVAEVYGKSPLDYALFGGEDFELLWTCRPEAAERISQEVKRVCGTPVTVIGEIVPPEEGLKLLYQGQKIPLPAGGYNHFKP; this is encoded by the coding sequence TTGTATATAACAGAATTAGGGGAATTCGGGCTTATTGAGCGGATACAGGAAGGCTGTTTAGTAGAGCCAAAAAGGGTGATCAAGGGTATAGGTGATGATGCTGCAGTCCTCCCTTACCATCCTGGGTATCTCCTCCTCGTCTCCACCGATATGCTCGTAGAAAATATACATTTTACCTGTGAAACCGCGACCCCTTGGGAAATAGGGTATAAGGCAGTGGCAGTGAATGTAAGCGATATCGCGGCCATGGCTGGAGTACCCGGAGAAATTGTGATATCTATAGGGCTTCCTCCTCAGGCGAAAGTAGAATTTGTAGATGAGCTTTACCAGGGGATAAAAGAATGCTGCCGCAGCTTTGGTATCAATATCATCGGAGGGGACACGGTGGCCTCCCCGAAAGCTATAGTTATCAATATCACCATCCTAGGTAAAGTAGAAACCGAAAAAGTTCTGTATCGTTCCACCGCCCGTCCAGGGGATCTCCTCCTGGTTACCGGTGATCTAGGAGGTTCAGCAGCCGGCCTTGACTTGCTCCTAGATCCGCGCCCCCTGAATGCTGAGCTGGCCAACCAACTAAAGAAGAGACACCTTAGGCCCCTACCTCGCGTTAAAGAGGCTAGAGTAGCCACAGAAATCCCAGGGTTAACGGCTGCCGACGATATAAGCGACGGCCTAGCCACCGAGATAAGGGAAGTGGCTAAGGCCTCCAATGTGGGAGCCCTCATATATGCCGAAAGAATACCCCTCTCTCCTGGTCTTAAGGAAGTAGCCGAAGTTTATGGAAAATCCCCTTTGGACTATGCCCTCTTCGGAGGTGAAGATTTTGAGCTCCTCTGGACCTGCCGACCCGAAGCTGCTGAAAGGATAAGCCAGGAAGTAAAAAGGGTCTGCGGTACCCCAGTTACTGTGATAGGGGAAATAGTCCCTCCTGAGGAAGGGCTAAAGCTTTTATATCAAGGACAAAAAATACCCTTGCCTGCAGGGGGTTATAACCATTTTAAACCCTAA
- a CDS encoding quinate 5-dehydrogenase: MKDRGVRRSPTVMLRVVSVSLGTTRRDFQEELELPLGKVVVERVGCHGSFTRAAQVLSSLDGKVAALGLAGANLDYYIGDHRIPCPAGRRLASQVLKTPLVDGSGWKQAVEPLAVEVLQNQGITLAGKTALVVSVLDRYWLAEALSRAGCKVLAGDPLFGLKLPLVLPLSLFARIARWTMPALSHLPLSFLYPLGPAQEKAGRTWNSFARHVDIIAGNWHFIRRYLLPCLSKDKILITSGTNGEDLRFLKQQGIKWVVSTTPLWKVGCPSANAVEAALVALGAGKGDLSTYMSLAQELKWLPRLIEGY, translated from the coding sequence ATGAAAGATAGGGGGGTAAGAAGAAGCCCCACGGTAATGCTTCGAGTGGTAAGTGTAAGTTTAGGGACTACCCGGCGCGACTTCCAGGAGGAATTAGAGCTTCCCTTAGGTAAGGTCGTTGTGGAGCGTGTGGGTTGCCATGGCAGTTTTACCCGGGCAGCACAAGTTTTAAGTTCCCTCGACGGCAAGGTAGCAGCCTTAGGGTTAGCAGGAGCTAATCTAGATTATTACATAGGAGACCACCGTATCCCCTGCCCGGCTGGAAGGCGCCTGGCTTCCCAGGTTTTAAAGACACCCCTAGTGGATGGCTCCGGTTGGAAACAAGCTGTAGAACCCTTAGCAGTAGAAGTGCTTCAAAACCAGGGTATAACTCTTGCTGGAAAAACAGCCTTGGTGGTATCTGTCCTGGACCGCTATTGGCTAGCCGAAGCCCTTTCCCGTGCAGGATGTAAAGTTTTAGCCGGGGATCCGCTCTTCGGCCTTAAATTGCCCCTCGTTTTGCCTTTATCTCTATTTGCCAGGATAGCCCGTTGGACCATGCCCGCGTTGTCTCATCTCCCTTTAAGTTTCCTTTACCCTTTAGGCCCTGCCCAGGAAAAAGCTGGCCGGACCTGGAATTCCTTCGCCCGCCATGTAGACATTATTGCAGGAAATTGGCATTTTATCCGCCGTTACCTTCTACCTTGTCTTTCTAAAGATAAGATCCTCATCACCAGCGGAACCAATGGGGAAGACCTCCGCTTTTTAAAGCAGCAAGGTATTAAGTGGGTAGTAAGTACCACGCCCCTTTGGAAAGTAGGCTGTCCGTCTGCCAACGCAGTGGAGGCAGCCCTGGTAGCTTTAGGCGCAGGAAAGGGGGATCTTAGTACCTATATGAGCTTGGCCCAGGAGCTAAAATGGCTCCCACGATTAATTGAGGGATATTGA